From Equus asinus isolate D_3611 breed Donkey chromosome 14, EquAss-T2T_v2, whole genome shotgun sequence, one genomic window encodes:
- the LOC123276643 gene encoding odorant-binding protein 2b-like isoform X2 produces MDDGDLEAMGTFMKGGQCHEKRVVMHQTEEPGRYSAFGGKRHMYILDLPVKDHHIFYCEGQLGGKAIRIGKLVGRNPDMSLEALEEFKKFAERKGLPQENIIMPVQTESCIPESD; encoded by the exons ATGGATGATGGAGACTTGGAGGCCATGGGCACCTTCAT GAAGGGGGGCCAGTGCCACGAGAAGAGAGTTGTGATGCACCAAACTGAGGAGCCTGGCAGATACAGCGCCT TTGGGGGAAAGAGGCACATGTACATCCTGGACTTGCCAGTAAAGGACCACCACATCTTCTACTGCGAGGGCCAGCTCGGAGGGAAAGCAATCCGCATAGGAAAACTCGTGG GTAGAAATCCTGACATGAGCCTGGAAGCCCtggaagaatttaagaaattcGCAGAGCGCAAGGGATTGCCACAGGAGAACATCATCATGCCCGTCCAGACGG AAAGCTGCATTCCTGAAAGTGACTAG
- the LOC123276643 gene encoding odorant-binding protein 2b-like isoform X3: protein MMPSARVGGKRHMYILDLPVKDHHIFYCEGQLGGKAIRIGKLVGRNPDMSLEALEEFKKFAERKGLPQENIIMPVQTESCIPESD from the exons TTGGGGGAAAGAGGCACATGTACATCCTGGACTTGCCAGTAAAGGACCACCACATCTTCTACTGCGAGGGCCAGCTCGGAGGGAAAGCAATCCGCATAGGAAAACTCGTGG GTAGAAATCCTGACATGAGCCTGGAAGCCCtggaagaatttaagaaattcGCAGAGCGCAAGGGATTGCCACAGGAGAACATCATCATGCCCGTCCAGACGG AAAGCTGCATTCCTGAAAGTGACTAG